A DNA window from Pseudomonas tohonis contains the following coding sequences:
- a CDS encoding amidohydrolase — MKNFVPRLLAAAVAFASMEAMAGADMVLFNGKVFTADKARPMVQAIAVENGKVLAVGSDAEIKALADASTQRIDLGGKALMPGLIDTHSHAIFGGLEMSTANMGDEQVSLDELEKRLRTWRDDGTARHGDTLYVGGMTSAYWAQAEAMGQRFDQGEWAGVPIVFVGSDHHTAWANAAMRKRAGIDAKLVESLPEAERGTIGLGKDGAPNGFLVDAGWDRVAAVLPPMDPALLLRAGENAVRTNNSLGITAWMDPAANGAPGEPLFALKPTEKSVGVLPVYKALAEKGELTAHVAALLVAHPKSRPADLDTLEKVRQQFQGIDNLSLPGIKIFADGVLEYPAQSAALIDPYSNSHKQGELLIDPAHFGELVSAADARGWLVHIHAIGDRAVREALNGIEQARRDRQSGITHSITHLQLVNPKEFARFKPLDVIASMQLLWAAGDDYTLDMVKPYVSAFAFRYQYPAHSLLQQGATIAGASDWPVSSPNPWAAMAQAVTREGEKGVLNAEERLDRDTMFYAYTLNAARTIGQEQHIGSLAAGKQADFILLDRDVFTVDAKALAETQVLKTWFGGREVYTAAR; from the coding sequence GTGAAAAACTTCGTTCCACGACTACTGGCGGCTGCGGTGGCTTTTGCCTCGATGGAAGCCATGGCCGGTGCCGATATGGTGCTGTTCAACGGCAAGGTGTTCACCGCCGACAAGGCCCGCCCCATGGTGCAGGCCATCGCCGTGGAGAACGGCAAGGTGCTGGCGGTGGGCAGCGATGCCGAGATCAAGGCCCTGGCGGACGCTTCCACCCAACGCATCGACCTCGGCGGCAAGGCGCTGATGCCGGGCCTGATCGACACCCACTCCCACGCCATCTTCGGCGGCCTGGAGATGTCCACCGCCAACATGGGTGACGAGCAGGTGAGCCTGGATGAGTTGGAAAAACGCCTGCGCACCTGGCGCGACGATGGCACCGCGCGCCACGGCGACACCCTCTACGTCGGGGGCATGACCTCCGCCTACTGGGCCCAGGCCGAGGCCATGGGCCAGCGCTTCGACCAGGGCGAGTGGGCCGGGGTGCCCATCGTCTTCGTCGGCAGCGACCACCACACCGCCTGGGCCAACGCGGCCATGCGCAAGCGCGCCGGCATCGACGCCAAGCTGGTCGAGTCCCTTCCCGAGGCCGAGCGCGGCACCATCGGCCTGGGCAAGGACGGCGCGCCCAACGGCTTCCTGGTGGACGCCGGCTGGGACCGCGTCGCCGCCGTGCTGCCCCCCATGGACCCGGCCCTGCTGCTGCGCGCCGGCGAGAACGCGGTACGCACCAACAACAGCCTGGGCATCACGGCGTGGATGGACCCGGCCGCCAACGGCGCCCCCGGCGAGCCCTTGTTCGCCCTGAAGCCCACGGAGAAGTCCGTCGGCGTGCTGCCGGTGTACAAGGCGCTGGCCGAGAAAGGCGAGCTGACCGCCCACGTCGCCGCGCTCTTGGTGGCCCACCCGAAAAGCCGCCCCGCCGACCTGGACACGCTGGAGAAGGTGCGCCAGCAGTTCCAGGGCATCGACAACCTGAGCCTGCCGGGGATCAAGATCTTCGCCGACGGCGTGCTGGAGTACCCGGCACAGAGCGCGGCGCTGATCGACCCCTACAGCAACAGCCACAAGCAGGGCGAGCTGCTGATCGACCCGGCGCACTTCGGCGAGCTGGTCAGCGCGGCGGATGCACGCGGCTGGCTGGTGCACATCCACGCCATCGGCGACCGTGCGGTGCGCGAGGCGCTCAACGGCATCGAGCAGGCCCGCCGCGACCGGCAGAGTGGCATCACCCACTCGATCACCCACCTGCAACTGGTGAACCCCAAGGAGTTCGCGCGCTTCAAGCCGCTCGACGTGATCGCCTCCATGCAGCTGCTCTGGGCCGCCGGCGACGACTACACGCTGGACATGGTCAAGCCCTACGTCAGCGCCTTCGCCTTCCGCTACCAGTACCCGGCGCACTCGCTGCTGCAACAGGGCGCGACCATCGCCGGCGCCAGCGACTGGCCGGTGTCCTCGCCCAACCCCTGGGCGGCCATGGCCCAGGCGGTGACCCGCGAAGGCGAGAAAGGCGTGCTCAACGCCGAGGAGCGCCTGGACCGCGACACCATGTTCTACGCCTACACCCTCAACGCCGCGCGGACCATCGGCCAGGAGCAGCACATCGGCTCGCTGGCCGCCGGCAAGCAGGCCGACTTCATCCTCCTCGACCGCGACGTGTTCACCGTGGACGCCAAGGCCCTGGCCGAAACCCAGGTGCTCAAGACCTGGTTCGGCGGCCGCGAGGTCTACACCGCCGCCCGATAA